The following proteins are encoded in a genomic region of Procambarus clarkii isolate CNS0578487 chromosome 23, FALCON_Pclarkii_2.0, whole genome shotgun sequence:
- the LOC138367902 gene encoding apolipoprotein D-like encodes MIHKTCVVVVGVLAALVATVAAHQMMWGSCSTNPFTPFPDFNPQRFNGSWYVIKKLVTSSRCMITTFDLQENSTSFKVQELRTPIIVDVTPYKATVTNEGTLKMDRTTPAKMKLDWSGNILDEVINTVYTVVDTDYDTYAVDLECQSWGIFKRVSATILSRTKELPADKLKELESDLTKYKIDLSRLNTIDQGNCFDPSQVDYNFKIDHNGLSMMGLLGDENLEHIKTLEEAKEYLNITSRP; translated from the exons ATGATTCACAAGacctgcgtggtggtggtgggtgtgttggcagCCCTGGTGGCCACCGTCGCTGCCCATCAGATGATGTGGGGCAGCTGCTCAACCAACCCTTTTACACCTTTTCCTGATTTCAACCCTCAAAGA TTCAACGGGTCGTGGTACGTTATAAAGAAGCTGGTGACGTCGAGCAGATGTATGATCACCACCTTCGACCTGCAGGAGAACAGCACCAGCTTCAAGGTGCAGGAGTTACGCACCCCCATCATCGTCGACGTCACCCCCTACAAGGCCACGGTCACCAACGAGGGCACCTTGAAGATGGACCGGACCACCCCGGCCAAGATGAAGCTCGACTGGAGTGGCA ATATACTGGACGAGGTCATCAACACCGTGTACACAGTAGTGGACACAGACTACGACACCTACGCCGTAGACCTTGAGTGCCAGTCGTGGGGAATCTTCAAGAGAGTGTCAGCCACCATTCTCAGCCGCACCAAGGAGCTCCCAGCAGACAAGCTAAAAGAG CTGGAAAGTGATCTTACGAAATACAAGATCGACCTCTCCCGGCTCAATACCATCGACCAGGGCAACTGCTTCGATCCTTCACAGGTCGACTACAATTTCAAGATAGACCACAACGGTCTGAGTATGATGGGTCTCCTCGGTGACGAAAACCTGGAGCATATCAAGACACTTGAAGAAGCTAAGGAGTACCTCAATATAACGTCTAGGCCATGA